gcaaagaaaaatatgagaTGGTCATTGTTTCTCATAATATGATATTTGGATGTTTAGGTTTCGAAAGATTGAAGGGGATATGAGCTGAATCATTGAACTGGTTACGAGTTTATGGTTCTTGAACAAAGGAAAGAAATTCTTCTAATTGATAAAATAATGTGGCTATATATTGTGTGCGTTAGGAATTCTTTTGGGGATGATTACTAAAACAAGTTCTCATTGGGTGTCAGAAGAAAGCAACATGAAATGGGAAGAATTGTATATTCTAAGAAAGGAAGGATGCTTTGCTTAGAAGTGTTAACAATTTATAATCttaagtcaagaaatcatgtGATCTCAGGTTGCCAATGGTAAGGATCAGAGAAGCAACTGCCACTTGAGCTTAAATAAAAACATGTGGATGCTTTCTAATTTTGTTGACTGGAAACTTAGAAGGGCCAATAGGTTGGTAGTGACTTGATTGTTTAAGGAAATGCTTCTAGGTTGCGTCTTCTGGGTAATTGTTTCATCAACTAAGGGATGTTCATAAATCAGTTCTTAGAATTCAGAAAAACCATAGACTTGGATTACCCTAAGTTTTAGAAGTTTTAATTTATAGGGGTACAGCAAATTGTAATCATACATGATAAGCTGCTCTTGCAGGTTGGGGAGGAGAGGTGAAAGTTAGGGATCATATAATCCTGGTGGTTTTGGCTTGTTCAACTAAAATTGGAATACCTGCTTTTGGATATGCTTGAGTTTGCGAAGTTTTGGTTTCACTGGTTTGGATCGAGATTCAGGGTTTTCATCAAAGATGCCAGGGGGGTGTTTTTTAGCTTATAATTTCCAAAATTAGTTTACTGCTGCAAGAACCATGATATTTTGCATAGTTATTTGAATACCAACACACTATgttctaaaaaataataaaagcccATCTCTATCACCATCGAAGTCACTGAAACTTATTGTTGAAAGGATCCTAGTTTATAGCAATTTGTAAAAGGAACTCGATAAGAACCTGTGTCTAGTGTGTCTCCAATTTGCTGATATATACCTGACACAGATTCTTTGAGCTAGACGTGAGAGTCTAGGTTACATAGGCTATCCATGAGTTATTGCTTTGGCTGACATTATGCACATTGACAATGTTGTTTTCATGTAGCCTCGTACCAATGAACTTTTATATGCttttcaatatttaaataaagtgTGAAACTCCTAACTTGCTATTGTAtggatgagatgaaataaatttatcagcttttctccttttttttcagaTCATGTTCAAAAACAAAATATGAGATAGTCATTGGTTCTCATAATAGGGAATCGGATGTTGAGGTTGTGAAAGATTGAAGGGGATAGGAGCTGAATCATTGAATTGGTTACAAGTTTATGGCTCTTGAACAAGTGGAAAAAATTCTTCTAATTGATAGAATAGTGTAGATACAATGGGTGCTTGAGCAGTTCTTTTGGGGACGATTACTAAAGCAAGACCTCATTGATTGTAGGAGGAAAACAATGACAAAATAGGAAGAATTGTATATTCCAAGAGAGCGTGCACGAGTTGGTAAGAAGTGTTACCATTTATGATCTTAGGTCAAGAGATCTTGTGATCTTAGATAACCAATGGTAAAGATCAGAGAAGCAACTGCCACTTCAGCATAAATAGAAACCTACGAATGCTTTCTAATTTTGTTATTCGAAACTTAGGGATTCGATTGTATAAGAAAATGCTGCTAGGATTGTGTCTTTTGGGTAATTGTTTCATCAATAAGGGATGTTCACAAATCAATTCTTAGAATTCAGAAAAATTATAGGCTTGGATCACCCTTAAGTTTTAGAAGTTTTAAATTGGAGGGGTACAGCAAATTCTAATTGTGCATGATAAAGAACTCTTGTAGGGTGGGGAAGAGAGAGGTGAAGGTTAGGGATCATAGAATCTTGGTACTTTTGCTTGTTCAATTAAAATTGGAAGACTTGCCTTTCAATATGCTTGAGTTTGTGGAGTTTTGGTCTGAGTGTAGTTTGGCGTGAGATTCAGGGTATTTGTCAAACATGTCAGGCGAAACTTTTCTGAACAAAATAGAAAGATCAAAGGGAAGTTATGAAACACCATTTTTGAGTATATTTTGTTATACGGTAACTTTGTGTGTGTAGTTTTGATAATTTTAGGCTGAAACTAGTATCTATTAAGATGCATGAACAAGTACAAAAAAGTCCAGGTAATTATAGACTATATTTTGAACTGGTATATAACCCAGTGCTAACAACCATCATCCATATGGATGGAGGTTTTGGGTTCAAATGTTAGTGGTGCCATTTCTTAAAACCTAGTTTGGAAAACCAGATAAGCAGTTctgattatttttttgttatccTTGATGGTATAGCTGGTACCAGAACAAGGTTGGCTAAGTCGAGATATAACTTATTTGTGTTTGGATATAACTTAAGGTATAGCTGGTGGATGCTCTTGCAAATGATTAGTTTTGGATAAGATCCGCCGAATCGGTACTGGGACCCGTGCCGGTCGGCTACCAGTTCGGTACGGGGTGAACCAGGCGGTTCACTCCGATTCAATAGACCATAATTCGAGCCTTTTAAAAAGGTGAGGGCCCAAACTGGTTCAGACCGATGTGAACCgagcggttcgcaccggttccgCTTCGAACTACCTGAGCGGTTCAGGGTGCTTCGGGGAGGATTTCGAAATTTAGGGCCGAACCGATCCGGTCCCCTCTAGTTCGGTCCTGTATGAGGTGAACCAGGCAGTTCAGTTCGGTAAGAATGTGCTAGGCAGTTCGGCATATCTTGGGTTTGGATCTCTCGCTATGCTAGGTAAAACATCTTATGCGCTTTCATGTCATAGTGAAACTAACCTTAAGTTCCAATTTCCTTATTTGGTAGAATTTTTAGTTGTGAGATAGGTCTTTGTGATAGTTTTTTCGGGTTCTCTATCTTTGAAGGTCTCTGAATTGCACATGAATAGGAAAGCAACCTAAGTGCTGAACCTAGTTATTAACACATGATCTAAGTCTTTTGAGTATATCATTATTGTGGTGCGGATCCTATCTACCACTAGGGCATCAACATTGATACAAATGCGTGAGGTGCTTGAGAGAAGAGGAGCTTTTAGACCTTTGGCTGTTTCACTGTGATTAAATTGGCTGATTTGAATGTCTTAGTCTGGTCTATTAAGACCCTATTCTTTTTAACATCGTCCAGTTGTGATTCATGGGTATTTTTGGCTAGTGGCTACTGATACGAAGGTTAAATCTAtgcaggatttcagtaaatcaGGCAATTTTATTCGAGGCTTGGACAGAATACTGTTGAAGGGTGTTCGAGAATTAGACTGAAACTATGGATATTGTCTTGTATTCTATTAGATGTtcctattctctctctctcccaggGGCCTTTCTTCTCTTGGGGTACTACTACATAAAGAGTTCTTCGAGTAcaatattcttttcattttatcATTATTCTCATATCTACCTATCAACTTGTCAAGGATTAAGGAGTGATCGAAAtgtttcctccttttcttctatttCATTTATTATAGTTTTTGCTGCTTCTGGGAAAAGAATTAATACTTCTGTCAAGTATAGAAGATTTAAACATTAGATCACCATGTGGATAAGCACAAAGGGTAGTCAGATACTGCCAACATTTCTATGCtttcaagaattaaataaatatgagaTTATGCATGAGAACTCAGTATACATGAGAATTCATTGGAAAGACAGCATGATTGGCTCTCCATGCACAATTCatgatcaatttatttttttttcatatccaTTCTACAAGcttatttttcataaataatatcttttcatGACTGGACACCTTTGTAACTAACTATTCAATTGCAAAGCAAAATTATCACTGTTAGTGTTATTATTTACCGTAGCTGCAAATACATAGTGAATGTCtggtaagatttttttttttttttttttttgcataaatgcaTATATAAACCTCTGAGTATGTGCATATTAGGATGTTTGTACACGTCTGGGTCCATTCATCGGAGTAGTGCTGCTGATCAATGCCCTTTTATCTATTTATGTCAAATATATGAAGTACTTAAAACATCTACAACAGTAGCTGCAGTTTTTTGTTATCTGTAAGGTTGTGTGCGCTGATACCATTACTACATAATTGATGTTAGCTATAATTAGTTTATCTTTTCTGTGTGAGCTTCCATTGATTCGCTAGTCTATCATAACCAACCACTTGAAATTTTTATGAGTATTTAGTGAGTTACTTTTTTCCTGACACAACTGCAGAATTCGAGATACCTCCATTCAATAGGTACCAACATTAGTTCTTCCCTCCAAATGAAACTCTATGATTTGGTTTGGTAGATTTTGTtgcttttgatttttcaaatgCCAACACAGCTCAATGTCTAGCAGCTTCTGCAGCACGGGCATTTTTCACGTGCAAAGCTGCAGATATTGATTTCTGTTCAGCCCACTTTATTTAAGAATATAATATTGAAATTTTGACTTCAACCCTGTTGAAGGAACGTTGCTTCAATTATCCGACTGGACACTGCGTGAGAAGATATCCCCAATTCTTCGGATGTATTGGACTATCTTTTCTTGTTAGGTTTTTATTACAGAATCTTTTCTACCTTTTGTTTTCAACATGAATTTGTTCTGATATCATGCTGATCCTTTGAAAGTTGTTTTGATGAGTACAGTCTTTACTGGCTTGCTATACTCTTACTGTGAGATGTAGCATCAACATTCTTGACCAAAATCTCTTCATAGCAAAGGAATGAAGTTCTTTTGCTGGATGTTCAGCTTTTTCTTTCATAAGTAGAAATGTTCAGATCTGGTAGCGTACTTGTGCTGAACTCACTGTGCTATTTAAGGCCTTGTGATTTTTAGATTGTCATAGACAAGTTAAGAAGAGCAATTTGATTAGGAGAAATAATTCAATTGTTTGGTCAAGATATCCAGGATGTGTCTTGGGTGGGTGTTCATACGTTGTGAATGAGGgacacagaaaaaaaaaaaagaagaagagttcTTCTGTTTTGTATGATCTGAAATTAATTTCAGGAACTTAAGATATGGAAAATTAAAAAACGATGTCTACATGGAAAATCTGTGTACAAAATTGACCTTAAGCCTCAATAAGATGATGAAACATAGGAGGAAGATGCGTAAAGGGAGGGAagaatcccccccccccccccccccccaccttaCCTGTACATATATAGACCAATTACAATCGCTCAAACGTAAAAAAAGCAAGACTTAATCTTAACCATTCTATACCTTAAAAAAGGGCAAGGAATAAACTTTTTTTACTAAAAGGCATTTATACTCCAGTCTTGTTGCTGTGTCTTCAAGCCAAGATAACTTGGTCAAAACCAGTCTGTTTGGTGTGCTTAGCACGAATCTCAGTGAGGCACCCCATAATCATTTATGATTTAGTTGAAAGGAACTGGAATCTCAGCATATGGCCTTGAAGAGTAATGTTGTAATTATACCTGAAATAAgagaaaattaattattaaactGGGTATTCATTTAATACTAAACTACTAACCGACTCTACATTCGCTTCTCTTCTTTGGGCCTTGAAGCAGGCAAGTTTTGGTTTCCTTGAATTTTTGCAAGAAAAACATCTTCACTGCTGAAAGCAGTATAATGTCAAGCTCTGAGACCTGGCTAGCAGTTAAGGGATTTTTATACTCAAAGAGGAGTGTCTTCTACTCTAGGCCATTCGGCatatgtttcttcttcttcagccctTATATGAACCTAATTCTATAGGTTTTTCTGGTTTCTATTAAGATATTCTTTGGTTTCCTAACTTTTTGGCTCAAGTGAATAGCTTGAACGGAGGTAAATTGAACTTCTTGCTGCAGTCAGCGTCCATTTTTTATTGAGGGACCCCAAGAGTAGATGTTTGGATTTGATTAATTTAAAAGGTTTCGGTCGCTTGTCCCTATGAATTCTTTTCCGTACAAAGTTGAAGTTTATATTGGCTGAGTAGCTGATTCACAAAGGCTGAATTCACCATGGACTAATAGATCACTAACAAGCTTGGCTTCAATTGATCTTAACAAGCTTCTCTCAGGTGAACTTTTAGATACATTCTACCTTTCTAATAGTTAAGAGGCTGCTTGAATTCTGATCTCCACAAACATGGTTCCAAGAAATGAACGACTAGAGTTTGAGGTACACGAGTTGGAAGTTTTTTGAGTTCTTTATCCGGAGAAGTTGAATCTCATGTTTAAATGTTTGTCGGTCATGAATGTCAGATATTTCATTTAACCGTTGATCAGCAGTTAGCAAAGGAACAGAATTCACCTAGAGGTCAGAAGATCTCCATTaacaataaattataaataaactgATGCACATAACAGTTCACCTAAAATCACCAGCACTAACAACAGTACATAGCATCATTTCTATGTTCTTTATGGCCGGATCTTGATTGTGGATTTCTTTTTGCAAATAGATCGTAAGATTTGTGAATGATTAAATGATTCTCGGATAATGTAACTATAATTGAAGAATCATTGGTGAACCGGGGCTTGTATAAATGGTCACACCCCGCTTAGCAAGAGACTATGGGTTCACGTCTTGGATTGTGCATTCCTAAATAGTTGGTTTTTGGTAAGTATAGTGCAAATGGATtcccctctttttcttctcaaagaaaaaaaaaatcatatgataAAGAAAAAAGTATAAATAATACATCAACATACCAATAATTTGGAGAATACAGTTACTACTATCACTCACTGTGTTGCAAGGGGGATGATACCCTCAAATGGTTGTTGATTAGAAAAATTCACATAAATGTGCTTTGTAAAATTTACAAATCATCTTGCATAGGCTAATCATAATTTTTCTATAGCATAAAGACAAACGATTAAttattcatcaatttatgtcTCGACGAGTCAAATCCTTACTTTTTAATTTTAGTTATTTATCAAACTCTTATATGCTTTGTCTTGGGCGGTCATCCTTCTGTATCCTTAAACTCTAAATTGAACTATATAAATGTGGCCTAATTGTTCAATATtccaattaaaaaaattatcctaATTAGACTACTTCAAAGATTTAAAGCTGCTGTATAACAATTCTATTtcgattttttcttgaaaagttTAAAATATACTAGACTCATATAGAAGAATGGATTCTAAATgataagagaaagaagagtAGAGACAATATGTAGAAGACCCACTAATGCTAACTTTCAAACCAACAGATGAGAGAATAGGAATGAAGGTGAAACTATGAACCAGGAGATGAAAGAGAGTTGTAATACATTAGAAAAATATTAATtgtaaattaaattatttttagatcttTTTAGAATTTGGATTTTAGTTTCTTTATCTCAAAATCTTTAGTAACACATGCATCTGCACGTGTATTTTAACTTATTCCTGAATTCCTTTAGAATTTCTGGCTCAAATTGCTCTTCAAATTTTGCTTGCTGTCAATTATTTGTCCCGCACTATATGTGAatacaataaataaaaagatatctTATTCTAATTATATTAGAAAGAGAAGTTGAATACATTTCAAATTACAtgataaaagaataaaattggAAGTTTAGataattataatttattttttatcaattttctTCGGGACTTTCAGCATAAAATTGAAGTGAATCACTTAGAGAGAGTGAAATAGATTAATACAGGAAGTTCCAATTGCAGAAGCTACTCTAAACCTTACTGCAACTTCTGTTTCCGGATATAGTTGAAAAAATTGCTTCTTCGCGATGGTTACTAATATATGTTGTATACCTTCTCGAGCAGGAATAATAATAGGGTAAAGCACAACTACAAATGATCATACAAGATGGGGGACTTGTGATGCTCTACATCAGATTTATGATGTTAAATCCTGGCTTGTAGTTTAGCTAATTGTTATATACAACTAAAACTCATTTAAAAATCTTTGGCCAAGATTACAGATCATTGCTGATATCTCAATCTGTCAGCTAATTCTACCCTGAAACTCagaaattgaaaaagaaaactaGAGAACCAAACTTCCAGGAGAAAAAGGACAATGTTCTATACATGGAGCATCATTCATTCACATGGGTAATTTAACAATAATATACATCTCATCATCATTAACTGTAGCTTTGTTGAACTCGAACAAAATGGATCAACAGTCATTAACTGGAGACAATGAAGAGAAACTACAAATAAGTACTCTGATTTAGAACAAGTATGTATTTCAACTAGACAGGTCATCCTCTCATTACTCGAGAGTCTTGCATTTTTAATTCAGTAGCACATTAAAGAAAGAACTTGATAGATCATTTAATTAGTGTACGACCTGTATTTCTACAAACAAAATATACAATTAGCTTGAATACCCATACAGTACATCCTTTTTCACTCTTAGAAATAAGCTATGATTAAGCAATGTAACAGAGATAGATGCACCATACAAGAAAATGAATaagttaccaaaaaaaattataaataaagacATGAATGCGATATACATCTATGAAATAATACATAAATGCAAAACCATATCCATCTATTCATTCATCAGAGCTGCAGATTTTGCATCAAGTCAAAACATCCGGTCCCCATCTTCACTGGCTGGCCAAGGCAGACACTAGCTGAAGGGGCATCTAAGGTATCCACCTCCCCATGGAAAGCGGATCCAACAATGAACTTGGTTGCTGTCTCGAAAGTCATCTTGCCAAAAGGTGAGGTGTTGAAATCGGTCATCCCGATCCTGTTCATCGGCCGATACCCACCATGGAAGGTCATGAAGTCTGCAATCAGCATCAGGTGACGGATATTTACGcgtatgccatatgcatcaaaCACACCCTTCACCTCTTTTATAATGGTAGCTCTGGCTGCTTCTACACCATATGTGTTTAGCATTGCATGTATATCATTTGAggttattttattaatatccAAGTGATCTTCCAAGTCCCAAAATGCTTGGAAGTTCACTCCTGCAGTCTGAAGTGAGAGGGGCTCATCCTTTTTTGGCTCAGTCACCGAGCACAATTCAATGTTCTTAGACTCCTTAACATAGACAGacttggcagccttctgagcaaCCTGCATGAAAGCATTGATCTCGTAAGTTCGATGAAAACATGAttgataaataataattttatacaGAAAATAGAGTTAATTTTGTTATGAATAATAATAAGCCACTATATAAAAACTATCTTAAGCTCACATCATGCATCAGCAAGGCTTTCACACCATTTCCTGTATCAATATACATGAGACATCAATTATTGATGACAGACTAAAAAACAGTATCAAGTCAGACTTATCACGTGTTTGATTGGAGAACTGCAGTTTCTATGTCAAATTATAGACTAAGAAACAACCAATATAATATTCACAAATTATTGTTTCCATTGTTGCAGATTGATAGAATGCTGGTCTTTCCAAAATAATCGCACCATATGAAGAGAAAGTGATGAGCGATTTtcagaaaagaataaataacaCACAAGCATAGGCCCTGAGCTACTACTAACAACCATAAGAAAGACAAAATCAAGTTTCTCCCAGCTAATTTAAGCATTGAAGAAAGAACGGTACCTCAGCCAGTAAAATGCGAGGCTCCTTCTTAAAAATGTAGTGAACCTCAAAGTTCAAACCCTTTGCATCCACAAAGATGGTTCTATtaatctttttcttccttggcttGGTCGTCGTCTTATTGGATTCTGATTTTGATTCCTTGCTGTCCGCCAGTTTCTGCTGCTTCTTGCCATCCTCCAACGTAGGAGTAGGCTCAGCTTTAGATGGGCTTTCAGGTATTTCCTCCTCAACCTCCAAGCTAGGATCTTCAACTTCCATGCTGTGATCTCCTCCCACTGTATAGTCCTCATCAGCCTCAACCTGATCAATTTCACTTTCAAATCCAGATTGGGGTctctccatcatgctcatctgcTTTGGCAGAGCTCTCTTTTTCGATACCATCCTCATACTCCATTTCATCACTAGCTCGTTTTTTCCTCTTTTCAGCATCCATTCCTTCATCTTCATTgattccatcatcatcatcaacacCATCAAAGCCACTGCTATTATCCTTGTCCTCCCCGTGA
This region of Phoenix dactylifera cultivar Barhee BC4 unplaced genomic scaffold, palm_55x_up_171113_PBpolish2nd_filt_p 001594F, whole genome shotgun sequence genomic DNA includes:
- the LOC120108859 gene encoding DNA-directed RNA polymerase I subunit 1-like encodes the protein MNVTLGIPRLQEILMTASVDIRTPVMTCPLHDGRTREDAERLASKLRRVCLADIVESMEVCSVPFCIHGNEVSTIYKLKMNLYPPELYPPHSSLTLEDCMITLRTDFIGAMEDAIAKHLDMICKISDISSVTAKKKVTWQKGQMKMNMEANPLTGRTRIIAVALMVLMMMMESMKMKEWMLKRGKNELVMKWSMRMVSKKRALPKQMSMMERPQSGFESEIDQVEADEDYTVGGDHSMEVEDPSLEVEEEIPESPSKAEPTPTLEDGKKQQKLADSKESKSESNKTTTKPRKKKINRTIFVDAKGLNFEVHYIFKKEPRILLAEVAQKAAKSVYVKESKNIELCSVTEPKKDEPLSLQTAGVNFQAFWDLEDHLDINKITSNDIHAMLNTYGVEAARATIIKEVKGVFDAYGIRVNIRHLMLIADFMTFHGGYRPMNRIGMTDFNTSPFGKMTFETATKFIVGSAFHGEVDTLDAPSASVCLGQPVKMGTGCFDLMQNLQL